aaggcgaggccgcggacggcggcgcgaaAGGCGGGTGCCCGCCGCCCAAGGACAGCGGCCCGCCGCGTCGGTCGCGGTTTACTTTCCGCGGTTTGTTTTACACTCATATCTCCCATTGGCCCTCACGATTTTAGCCCTCTTTTATGTACCTTCAAAATAGATGCAATTTTGGAAAAAATGCTGCCAGTTCCCAAAGGGTGAGCGTCCTCTTGTGATATATGGagatgagtaaaatgcactatgggtccttaaactagttctcctgttctgtttaggtccatgaactttgaaaatgcatttctAGGTCCAGGATCTATTTAAGTGAGCCATTTGAGGTCCAAAACGCCCTTGACCTGCTCTGAACGTCTACGTGGACCGCCAGACTGGCTCTGACGTGGACCACGTGGCCCCACCTCGTGCGGAAGCAATGGccgcgcgcctcgcctcggATGACGCCGCCGTCGGAgatcccgccgtcgccgctccgtCAAGCTCGTCCGCCGCCGGGAGGGACCTCGTCCGAGCCGCCGCGCTCGAGGCCGGCGAGCccgaggccgccgcgctcgaGGCCGGCGAGCCCGAGGCCGCGCTCAAGCTCCGCCGGCCCCCTGCAGCATTGCGGCGGCACCTCCACCTCCCTCCCGGCAGCACCTCCATCCCAACCCGGCagcacctccctccctccctccccctccctcgccggcgggcaTGCGGCACGGCGACCCGCGCGCAACACGGCAGCACGGTCGAGCTCTCCCTTGCTCCCCTGCCCAGCTCTCccctgtgcggcggcggccagatccGCACGCTCCCCCAGCGTCGGGCCTCGCGACACagacaagggcggcggcggcggcggcgggccggaccGCCACTCCAGCGCCACCCCTCGAGCCCGCCGTCTGCTGCCTCCTCGCGCGGTGCTCTCCGCTCGCGGTCGGGCctgcgtggcgcggcggggcggccgcggcggcgtgcgctcgCGCGGCTGGGCGGATCCCGGTGTCATGgtgcctcctcgtcctccccccTCCTTCCTGGGCAGCGGCTCACtgccccaccgccggcgaggctcTGTGCTCGCCATTCTCCCTCTCCCCCACCTTCGCAGTGGGCGGCCGAAGAGCTCCGGCCGGGCAGAGGGGCACCCGGCCCTCCCCTGCCTGCGCGCGGCAGcgcggccctcctcctcctcgcgagCGCCCctggaggtcgccgccgcccgctgccttCTCACCGCTAgcttcccctgctccctccatcgCCGAGCTGCGTCGCCCTGTCCCCTGCATCCCCCGCTGGCGAGGCTGGGCGGCCGTGGCGAGGCAAGGCAGAGCGGCCGCGGTGGACGTGCTTCCCTCCCCTGCTTCTCCTCACCTGTGGCGGCGGAGCGTGgcggggcggtggcggagcgcggcgagcgAGCCGAGCATGGGCGGGGGGCACGGAGGCCGACgcggggcagaggagggaggaggagggagggagcagaggaggtGCGGTGGCACGGGAACGACGCCGGAGGAGGGGAtggggaggaagagagagagaggcggtcCACGTTGGATGTGAGTCCATCTTGGATCCGAGTTGGCCGTCCACGTAGACGGTCAGAGGCTGTCGGAggcgttttggacctcaagtgactcacttaaatagatcatggacctaaaaatgcatttttgaagttcatggacctgaACAGAACGgttcaactagtttaaggacccacagtgcattttactctatggAGATCTACCATCTCGATTTCAAGGTATCTATCTAATTTTGTCTGGGACTTTGCTGGCGGACACAACAATTTTTCAATTCGTTTCTCCATTTCAAGTACAACCTCTATGGGATGGCAACGATTGGGCCTATCATCTTCTGATTTAGGGCTGTAGCCTTCAATTGGAGGTATGTATCAAACCTTCTCTTAGTTTTCTCTATCGATCTTATTCTGTAGATTTATCACCTTTTTAGGTAtggcaatgtcaaatatgttgaTGGGAAGCATCGGCATAGGTATGAGATCTATTTTCTAAAGCTGGCACAAATGTGCCTTTAAATGTATGAATCAGTTTTCTGTTATGATGATGTTCCTACCTCTTGCCTGGTCTTTGTACTGAAGTATTGCTGTAATCACAGGAGAACCCTGATATGGTTCCAGAGTTAAACCAAATATGGTACAAAGCTATTTCATCTCAGCCAGGAGACACAGCATATGGTAAGTTCGCAAAAGAAAATATGGTTCTTGCTTAATATGCTTAcagattttcttttttgaatATGCAAAGTGCCTAATGAATTTCCCCATTGATGTTTGGTTTCCTACGGATGTTTGGAAAGGAAaatggaaagaaaaagaaaactgtTCGTAATGGACCGGACCCAATACTATACGTAGGACTAACAAGGTGCAAGCATACTCGGAAGAGCggcgatttttttatttttaattttttaaagaatattttaaatttaacatGGTATGGTTTTTATTTTCACGGCATAGCCCATTTAGTCGTGCCATTGGACTTGACGCGATAGAAAGCCTTTGTCGCGCCACATGCGATGGCGCGACAGCAGCTCCACGCTGGTCGACCGAGCCAGCGGAGCGCCATGAGGGCACTGACGTGGTGACCTAGGCCCGCGCCGGACCCCTTCTCCCATTTTCCCTTTGTTTTATTGGCTACATTGTTGGATATTAGGGGTTTGGGGTGATTAGGGTTAGGATTTTACATTAAGGAAAGGTGTTGTAGTTAGTAGTGTACTCATGATTAGAATTTAATGCTACGCAGATGGTACTCTGCTCTCGATTTATACATGAGGAAGTAGTTGCATGTCTCTATTACTAGAAATTTCAGATCCTAGTAGTGGAAATGATAGTGTGGGTTCGATACATGCTTAGTAGGCCCTgtggtttttttttgtgtagttCATTTAGTTGTAAAACTGAAACATGTTATGAggcattgtttttgttttgtAGATGGACCGATTAGTTCGATTGTTTCATGGTGGTATTGTTAAGGAAaatggagaatttgagaatatGATGGAGGATGTCAAACTCTTTGATAGTCCTCCATCGTTCAAAGATTTGATAGAGCGTGTGCTTTCAAAGCATTGTTGTGGGTTTGGTGAAATTTGTTTGAGGGGCAGATTTCACTGTGGGAAAGTTAGGCCACATTATGGCCCTATTTGGATACTCTAACCGAGTTAGAAGTTAGAGTTAGTTTCTAACTCAGAACTAATCCTGAGCTAACTCTAACTAAAGTGGTGTTTGGATGCAAAGGTTAGAGTTAGATTAAATGCATTTTTCCAATCATTGGCTTCTTTAAATACTCTTTTAGCTGGATCTAGTGTGGCCATCTCTTATTTGATCTCCTGCCGCTTACAAATGTCACAAACAAATAATCTCTTTCCTGCATATGAGAAAtaagaaaaatagtaaaaataaattaaaaatagtAATAACTCTATTAAGGCCAGTTGTAATCTTGTTCTCCGGAATGGCTGGCCTCTGGTCTAGCTCCTCCTTTCCTTCCCATCCACATTCGTGGCCTCGTGGGCCCTGCATCCTTATCCCTTCCCATTCTCATCCTGCCTGacgaggaggccatggcggaggaTGCGGTCGTCGCCCAAATCGCGCACCTCGAGCACAACGTCGAGCGCTGCAAGCTCAAGGTCCTCTAGGAACTCGGTGATCTCTTCCTAGCTGATGTTGCCCAACTCCTTGAGCTTGCACAGCACGAACTCCGCGGCGCCGACGCGGTTGTTGCTGCGTATAGGAAGAAGAGCGCCACCACCACGGTGCTGATGGTGATCCACGCCGCCACGAAGGCGCAACCGGGCACGGACGAGAAGCGCCGGTCGCCATACCCGGGAGTGGCCCCGGCAAGGGGCGGAGGGAGGGCGGGCTTCGCGTGTGCGTTCCTCATCACCGGCCATGCGCGCTGCCGTGGGGAATCGCAGAAGCTGCTCGGCGAGCCCCCGAggggcggcgaggacggcgaggcTCGGAGGTCtggcgagggcgcggcgcggggaggcgCGCAGCGGGAGGGCTGGCGGCGCGACCCTGCTCGCGGATCGGTGGATGGGGTGCGGAGGGGGATGCGGTTGGCCACAAACAGATCCGAGGGAGGAAAAAAAGTGGTCAATATAACCCCAATAGGCACCCCTCGAGGGGGATAGTTTTTCTGGGTGAGTTAGATGCATTTAACCCATTCTAACCCACCCTGTTTGAATACTTTTGGGTTAGATGAGCTCCAAAAAGCCAACTCTAACTCTAACCCTggtatccaaacagggcctatgtTTTGATGAAACTAGAATCAGAGACACATTGGAGGCAATATAAGGATATAGTAGATTGTGCAAATGTAGTTTTTTAGGAGGTGGTTGTCGAAATAACCCGTAGAACTAGATCACATGACCCAGTGGAGAGATTAGAAGAAATTCCAGTCAATGTTGATAGTCTGACTCAAGGGTCTACTGTTTCCCAAGATGTACTGAATCTCACTTCTGGTGGTGCTTGTATCTTTGAGGACAGTATCTTTGAGGAGGAGGAtggtggagatgatgatgatatttTTTTTAGGTTCGGAGGATAATGAATATTatagtagtgatgatgatgaagagatCGGGGAAGAAGAACCGGAGGGTAATGCAGTTGGGGCCCAAGTAGAGCAGGAAAATGATGACGGTGATTgttggtgttttaccgtcgggttctccgaggggtatcccgaggagagtggttatgagtagggattcgccgagatcagaatgcgatggtgcaaggaacacaaggatttagacagattCAGGCCGCCAGAGCGTCATACGCTACGTCATGTGTGATGGTTTGTATTCCTTTAGGTGTTGTTCGATCTTTTGGAGGGTCCCTGTTCGCCTTTATATAAtccgggggaacagggttacatgagaagtcctagtcgagttctgttaggatccTAGTCTAAGAAGTTCGACTAGATCCTGAGTacatcgactagttctactcctattcgggtagatacaaaagaggtagggcGTACCCATGAACTACTCCCTACTCAAGAATATTTCATGCccgtgagcagtcctgctgccctgggtccgacaagcccccgagctcttcgtagtcgagtcctgcaggcgtcgagtgctTCTGAAGACGTTCGTCGGGTGTTTCGAGAGCTtctggactttggtccgggCAACGAGTGTTTTGGATACTTTAGGAGCAGGTTGACCGTTTCTGGAGTCCAtcgagtgcttcgagtagtcttccgagtaTATCTTTTTGGCTGcgtcgaggctgtgaggtgcacAAGCCCCGAATTTGTCTTGGTATGTGGTGCGCGAtgaactcgcgctccatatggaatagcccccgagccttagtcCGATTTATCAAGTCGGGCTGAGGGTTGACTCAGTCTTCTGGATTCTTCAGGTGCTTTGCAACATTTTTGAAAAAGTTGACTTTTTATGATACATgttccgcagcccccgagccttgaattcaaatccgTGATTTGGGGTTAAGGGTCCAGAAAATTGTATCATGTTCTCTGCAATCTTTCTGATATCATCAGTGCTGCGGCGAATCTTCTGAAAAGTTGGCAGGGTTGTGTACTGTTTGCCCGTGGGTTCACGTGGCAAGTACTGCTATAGAATCTTTTCTATTTCGCCCGTGAGCCATCCTGTCCTTTGGTGCCACGAGGGGTAGCGAGGCTCCGCAGCTTCTTCTATTTAAGCATGATCTATGGCACTTGGATCTTCAATCTTGCAGTTGTAGCCATGGGTTCCAAGTGGATTCCTCGCTGGAgagtactcgacctcctgatGAGAGTACTCGATTCATCCAtgtaggtgctagaagagtgttTGTGAGCAGCACAAACACTTGTTATCTCCATGGCCGCCCTCCTTGGTTCTCTAGGCTTATCCATTCTGGCCGTCTTGTACCTAGCGGGCTGATAGTGGAAGCCGTATCAGAAGCTTTTGTGGTCTGTTGGAGTAATTCTCTAGATGGAAATTTTTATGGTTTCCCCCTCGATGACTTCTGGAGAGATAGCATTATTTTTGTTACAAAACATATCAAGGAGAAGAGCAGgtgcaagaagaggatttgcgatGTTCCTGATCATGCATATCTTCTTCCAACAAGCCTTTTCCTCCCTGAATATATCTGGATTACTCCTCGTTGGGAGTAACAAGATTTGTATCTCTGTATCAGCCCTTGGGCTGTTCTCTTTGTAGTTGAGATCGAGTGGTTTCGGGTGGTGAAACTGTTCAGATCTGTGTATTTTCTTCTATTGGAATGTAATCCTTGGAGTCAAATTTCCTTCTCTCTGTTGATTCTGGTTTATTTGTAGCGAATCCCGAGATTGTTGGCTGAAATAACTCTGAGAACTTGGTTCGTGACCTTTGAACTTCTAGTTATTTACCGTACTGCCACTGGCTCTGTTTATTTAACTGTTCGAGTGAATTTAGGTTTAGTACGCTTTCTTCGTCTACTCCGCCGCCGCAAAACTCATCTGCTTTCGCCTCCGAGTGCTAcgagaaactagccaccgctagcccccgagcgtgaagCGAGAGAGAATTCATGTTTCCCTGTTCCCATGGCGCCGAAGAAATCTGCTTCGAAGGGGAAGGGGAGTGACGCTACCGGCGGCGAGTCTAAGATCCAAGGGTGGAAGTTGAGTAAGTGTACCGACTCCCATCTGTTAAATCTGATAGAGAGTCGTCTTCTTCAGCCTCGGAACGTTATCCATTGGAGGCGTTCGGATGGGGAATCTTTTCCCCATGAGGAAGGAAACGAATCTGTTATTTTTCTTCCTCATGTTCTTCGGGACCTCGGATTTCCAGTTTCTGATTTCTTCCGAGGCCTTCTTCACCACTGGGGGTCCAagtgcatcacttgacccctaatTCTATTCTTCACATCTCGATCTTTGCTCATCTGTGTGAAGCTTTCTTGGGGATTGAACCCCACTTTGATCTTTTCCAATACTTCTTCCACCTGAAGCCTCATCCCAATGAATCTAAGGTAGATGTAGTCTGGGGAGCCGAGTTGCAATTTCGCCAGGGGAAGAAGACCAGGTACATCCCCTATGAGTTGAGCGACAAAGTCATCGACTGGAAGGGGACGCGGTTTTATGTTAGGAATCTTTCCTCTTCCCTTCCCCTTCGTACTCCTGGTCCCCCTGTGAAGAGACCGAGTTGGAATTCTAGGGGAGGCAGGGCGGACCAGGTCAACTTTCTCCTTGGGGAGATTGAGGCGTTGAAGGCGGATCACCAGATTACTGGTGCTTCCATGGTGGCGCATTGGACCGTTCGGAGGGTTCAGCCTCTGCAACGGCGAGTTCATCTTGCCTTTGAGTATACGGGTGAGGAGGATCCCAATCGATATACTCGGGAGAAGATCTCGGAGGTTGATTTGGATGATCGAGTAGTAGACTGTAGTTTGGGTCGAGTACTTTTTGTCGAGTAATCGAGTTGATCTGGTGTCTTTCGTGCAGATTAATCCCGAAAACTATCAGAGTAGGTCAATGCTGCCTGAAGATGTGCCTCTGGCGcatactgactcaagtgtgAATCTTTGACTGCCTTTGTTTTCTTCTCTTGCTTGATTGGGCTGTTGAATTTTTAACTGATGATGGTTGATTTTGGTGCACAGGCCCATCGGCTAGTCGGACGGCGTCGGATGTTCAGGACAGGACGGCGGAGAGCCGGCCATCGAGTCTACAAGGACTCGGAAGCGGAGGGCCGCTTCCGCTGGGAGCAGTGACAGGTGAGTACAAACTGGTACTTTTCTGAAGTTTTGTGTTTGTTTTTTTatgtcttttcttcttcttaggcCTCCTCCTTCCAAGAGGCAGGCTGTGAGCTCTGTGGTGAGCCCTGTCGTCACGACTCCCTCTACGCCGGCTGAGTCAGGCGGGAGTGGCTCTGCCAAGGGGCAGAGTGCTTCGGGGATCAGCGGAGTCCCGAAGTTCATTAAGCCGAAGAAATTTGTGCTGAAGCATTCTTCTCAGTATAAGTGAACTGTTGATCGGCTGCTTGTTCTTGCTGGAGGCACTGGATGCCGATCGAGATAGCGAGAGGAGGATTTTGGAGAGACGGGTGGATTCAATTCTTATCCCAGTTTTGCTAATTTTAGCTAGTCAACATGTTTTACagagtcttttgaagatgctcTAGAGCTAAAAAAAAGCTCATGTTCACACGGTAAAATTTTAGGTAAATTTTGGCCAAAACTTGCTAGATAGTATTCAACGTGACATGAAGCTGCTTATATAGCCCTATGTCAAAAGTTGGGCCTTAAACTTAAAGTCCACGCTCACACCattaaaatataccaaaatttgctaaaatttgttggaaGTGATTTGGATGCTAGCTACATCGTGCCAATACCAGATATTGACTCAAATATTTTTCAATCTAGACAGGCATGGCACCGGAAAGTTGTGCTCATTAGAAAACCTGGGGCGAGGTTTTGACCTACTGATGATTTTAGGTGCGGTCGAGAAGCTTTCAAAATTTGATGAAGAATACTATACAAAAGTGTCTATGCTCTGTTTTGTTTTCCCACATATCATACTAAACTGAGTGTAAATTGCTTGTTTGAGTCCCTATTCcctaaatgaattcaaattaaaaagttgtcaactacaaagtttcataacttttcaTTAAAATGTTTTGGGTTCCTTGCAACTAGATCTATAACTTTTATTACATGACCATTTTCACTTTCTGCATATTTTTAGCTCTAGAATAAAAGATAAGTTTAGCACTTAATTGTATCTCAAGTTCCGGGCATGCACTAGTAGTGATTTTTGAATTGTGGTTTAGATTCTAGGAGTTTTACTCTACGAAAAACTTTCAGGACCAAAGGAAATCTTTAGCTATAGATTTTATTAGATCTTGTTCTATACCATgtttaaataaatatatttattcTAGGTGTTATACTGAGATTCATGaagtgaaatttttacagtaatatTATATTGATGCCTACATCCTGCGCAAAAAgtt
The nucleotide sequence above comes from Panicum virgatum strain AP13 chromosome 3K, P.virgatum_v5, whole genome shotgun sequence. Encoded proteins:
- the LOC120701090 gene encoding SH3 domain-binding protein 1-like, which encodes MAARLASDDAAVGDPAVAAPSSSSAAGRDLVRAAALEAGEPEAAALEAGEPEAALKLRRPPAALRRHLHLPPGSTSIPTRQHLPPSLPLPRRRACGTATRAQHGSTVELSLAPLPSSPLCGGGQIRTLPQRRASRHRQGRRRRRRAGPPLQRHPSSPPSAASSRGALRSRSGLRGAAGRPRRRALARLGGSRCHGASSSSPLLPGQRLTAPPPARLCARHSPSPPPSQWAAEELRPGRGAPGPPLPARGSAALLLLASAPGGRRRPLPSHR